The following are encoded together in the Macadamia integrifolia cultivar HAES 741 chromosome 10, SCU_Mint_v3, whole genome shotgun sequence genome:
- the LOC122090512 gene encoding early light-induced protein 1, chloroplastic-like, which yields MATSALATQSILDSPAAANQLAHRCRSVPTLTSTYLPRQHRKPSLQVRCMAEKLPQQKLKVSTKFEDVLAFSGPAPERINGRLAMVGFVTALGVELAKGDDLVGQLMNGGLPWFVGTTVLLSIASLIPLFKGVSVQSKSDGVMTSDAEMLNGRFAMMGLVALVLTEFVKGGPLV from the exons ATGGCAACCTCCGCACTAGCCACGCAGTCCATCTTAGATAGCCCTGCAGCCGCGAATCAATTGGCACACAGATGTCGATCAGTTCCAACCCTTACATCCACCTACTTGCCACGTCAGCACAGGAAGCCTAGCTTGCAAGTTCGGTGTATGGCCGAGAAACTCCCccaacagaaattaaag GTGAGCACGAAGTTCGAGGACGTGTTAGCATTCAGTGGGCCAGCACCGGAGAGGATCAACGGGAGGCTAGCGATGGTGGGGTTCGTGACGGCATTGGGTGTAGAGCTGGCCAAAGGAGACGATTTAGTGGGACAGCTCATGAACGGAGGGCTGCCGTGGTTCGTGGGGACCACCGTGTTACTGTCGATCGCATCGTTGATTCCATTGTTTAAGGGAGTGAGCGTACAGTCCAAGTCGGATGGGGTGATGACGTCGGATGCCGAGATGTTGAACGGAAGGTTTGCGATGATGGGGCTTGTGGCTTTGGTCCTCACTGAGTTCGTCAAGGGCGGACCACTGGTGTAG